The following are encoded in a window of Telmatobacter sp. DSM 110680 genomic DNA:
- the leuB gene encoding 3-isopropylmalate dehydrogenase: MKLKILVTAGDGIGPEVTNEAVSVLHEVAEIGGHKLEITAKRIGGVAIVKDGSPLPKDTLDAALASDAVLLGAVGGNEFNSLPPDKRPEAGLLQLRAALGGFANLRPAFAFKELAVNSPLRPEIIDGADILFVRELLGGLYFGAPREWNKAKGEAWNTMRYTREEVARVSRIAFELAMKRRKKLTSVDKANVLEVSQLWRATVNEVAAEFPAVTVEHQYVDAMSMHLMNQPRNYDVVLTENLFGDILSDESAVITGSLGMLPSATIGGKVNLYEPVHGSAPDIAGKGLANPLGAILTGALILRHSGALEAEAAAIESAVRKVLEQGFRTPDLARGNSQGLPVLSTKEMGAKVRETVKSQLLAASR; the protein is encoded by the coding sequence ATGAAGCTGAAAATTCTTGTCACTGCCGGAGACGGCATCGGCCCCGAGGTCACGAACGAAGCTGTCTCTGTGCTGCACGAGGTTGCGGAGATCGGTGGCCACAAGCTCGAAATCACGGCAAAGCGCATTGGCGGTGTGGCGATTGTGAAGGATGGATCGCCGCTGCCCAAGGACACTCTTGATGCCGCGCTGGCGAGCGATGCCGTGCTGCTGGGCGCAGTGGGTGGCAATGAATTCAATTCCCTTCCTCCGGATAAGCGGCCTGAGGCTGGACTGCTGCAACTGCGTGCGGCGCTGGGGGGATTTGCGAATCTGCGGCCGGCATTCGCATTCAAGGAACTGGCGGTGAACAGCCCGCTGCGCCCGGAGATTATTGACGGCGCAGATATCTTATTTGTCCGCGAACTGCTGGGCGGCCTATATTTCGGCGCTCCGCGCGAGTGGAACAAGGCGAAGGGCGAAGCGTGGAACACCATGCGCTATACACGCGAAGAAGTGGCGCGAGTGTCGCGGATCGCGTTTGAACTGGCGATGAAGCGGCGCAAGAAGCTGACCAGCGTGGACAAGGCCAACGTGCTGGAAGTTTCACAGCTATGGCGCGCAACGGTGAATGAAGTTGCTGCGGAGTTTCCGGCAGTGACGGTGGAACATCAATACGTTGATGCGATGTCGATGCACCTGATGAACCAGCCACGCAACTATGACGTTGTTCTTACGGAGAATCTATTCGGTGACATTCTCAGCGATGAGTCGGCTGTAATCACGGGATCGCTCGGCATGCTGCCCTCAGCGACAATCGGCGGCAAGGTGAATTTGTATGAACCGGTGCATGGTTCGGCGCCGGATATCGCGGGCAAGGGATTGGCGAATCCGCTGGGAGCGATTTTGACGGGCGCGTTGATTCTGCGGCATTCGGGTGCACTTGAAGCGGAGGCTGCGGCGATTGAATCGGCCGTCCGCAAGGTGCTGGAGCAGGGCTTCCGCACGCCGGATTTGGCGCGTGGAAATTCGCAGGGACTTCCGGTGCTGTCAACGAAGGAGATGGGCGCGAAAGTCCGCGAGACGGTGAAGAGTCAGCTGCTAGCTGCCAGCCGCTAG
- the leuC gene encoding 3-isopropylmalate dehydratase large subunit: protein MITAPKTLFEKVWEQHVVVEPKGEPTLIYIDLQLLHEVTSPQAFEGLRLAGRKVRRPDRCIATVDHNVPTTVEGRLHIVDQIAATQIDALRKNCADFGVELYDVNSREQGIVHVIGPELGITKPGMTIVCGDSHTSTHGAFGALAFGIGTSEVEHVLATQTLPQSKPKTFRISVEGKLPQGVTAKDIILAIIGKIGTDGATGCVVEYAGSAIRALSMEGRMTICNMSIEAGARAGMIAPDETTFAYLEGRRFSPKGEAWKTAVSEWSKLPSDPGAKFDRELVIDAATLVPYVSWGTSPGMVAPITASVPDPAATKDEQERKGLERALEYMALKPGTPLAEVEIDRVFIGSCTNSRIEDLRAAAKIALGHKVSTHVSAMVVPGSQQVKAQAEQEGLDQIFKDAGFDWREPGCSMCLGMNPDILSPGERCASTSNRNFEGRQGRGGRTHLVSPEMAAAAAIAGHFVDIRNWPVHESAREEVKA, encoded by the coding sequence ATGATTACCGCACCAAAAACATTATTCGAGAAGGTCTGGGAGCAGCACGTAGTGGTGGAGCCAAAGGGCGAGCCCACGCTGATCTACATCGATCTGCAATTGCTGCACGAGGTCACTTCTCCGCAGGCGTTTGAAGGGCTTCGTCTTGCTGGACGCAAGGTGCGGCGGCCGGACCGCTGCATTGCAACTGTGGATCACAACGTGCCGACGACCGTTGAAGGCAGGCTACATATCGTGGACCAGATTGCTGCGACGCAGATTGACGCGCTACGCAAAAACTGTGCAGACTTCGGCGTTGAGCTCTACGACGTGAACAGCCGCGAACAAGGCATCGTGCACGTGATCGGACCGGAACTAGGTATTACCAAACCGGGGATGACGATTGTGTGCGGTGACTCGCATACATCGACGCACGGCGCATTTGGCGCGCTGGCATTCGGCATCGGCACGAGCGAAGTGGAGCATGTGCTGGCGACGCAAACACTACCGCAATCGAAGCCAAAGACGTTTCGGATTTCAGTCGAAGGCAAGTTGCCGCAGGGTGTGACAGCCAAGGACATTATTCTCGCCATCATCGGCAAGATCGGGACGGACGGCGCGACTGGCTGTGTGGTCGAATATGCGGGCTCGGCGATTCGGGCGCTCTCGATGGAAGGGCGCATGACCATCTGCAACATGAGTATCGAAGCCGGTGCGCGCGCGGGCATGATCGCTCCGGACGAGACGACATTCGCGTATCTCGAGGGCCGCAGGTTCAGCCCCAAGGGAGAAGCGTGGAAGACCGCTGTTAGCGAGTGGAGCAAGTTGCCCAGTGATCCCGGTGCGAAGTTCGATCGCGAACTGGTGATCGATGCGGCAACGCTTGTTCCGTATGTGAGCTGGGGAACGAGTCCGGGCATGGTGGCGCCGATTACGGCCTCGGTTCCGGATCCTGCGGCGACGAAAGATGAGCAGGAACGGAAAGGGCTGGAACGGGCGCTTGAGTACATGGCGTTGAAGCCGGGCACTCCGTTGGCTGAAGTTGAAATCGATCGCGTATTCATCGGATCGTGCACAAATTCGCGCATCGAAGATTTGCGCGCGGCAGCAAAGATCGCGTTGGGACACAAGGTGTCGACCCATGTGAGCGCGATGGTGGTGCCGGGTTCGCAACAGGTGAAGGCGCAGGCTGAACAGGAAGGTCTCGATCAGATATTCAAGGATGCGGGCTTTGATTGGCGCGAGCCGGGCTGCTCGATGTGCCTGGGCATGAACCCTGACATTCTTTCGCCGGGAGAGCGCTGCGCGTCAACAAGCAACCGCAACTTCGAGGGGCGGCAAGGGCGCGGAGGCCGCACGCACCTGGTATCGCCGGAGATGGCGGCAGCAGCGGCGATCGCAGGACACTTCGTGGATATTCGCAACTGGCCTGTTCATGAATCAGCACGCGAGGAGGTCAAGGCCTGA
- the leuD gene encoding 3-isopropylmalate dehydratase small subunit, producing MEPFKTLTALAAPLDRTNVDTDQIIPKQFLKRIERTGYGDFLFFDWRRTASGDPDPNFSLNDPRYKGAQILIAGKNFACGSSREHAAWALSDFGFRVVIAPTFADIFFSNAGKNGIVLARLSEEEVATLLRNAKEIPNYKLTVSLEEQTVTDDRGFKASFEVDPFRKFCLMEGLDDIGLTLRHAAELDSYETQHDKAEWLKAK from the coding sequence ATGGAACCGTTCAAGACACTGACAGCATTGGCTGCGCCGCTCGACCGCACGAATGTCGATACCGACCAGATTATTCCCAAGCAGTTTTTAAAGCGCATTGAGCGCACGGGGTATGGCGATTTTCTGTTCTTCGATTGGCGGCGGACTGCGTCGGGCGATCCGGATCCCAATTTTTCGCTCAATGATCCGCGCTACAAGGGCGCGCAGATTCTGATTGCCGGGAAGAACTTTGCCTGCGGATCGAGTCGCGAGCACGCTGCCTGGGCGCTGAGTGATTTTGGATTTCGCGTGGTGATTGCGCCGACCTTTGCCGATATCTTTTTTTCGAATGCCGGGAAGAATGGGATTGTACTGGCGCGGCTGAGCGAGGAGGAAGTTGCGACGCTTCTGCGGAATGCAAAGGAAATTCCCAACTACAAATTGACGGTTTCGCTGGAAGAGCAGACAGTCACGGACGATCGCGGGTTCAAGGCTTCATTCGAGGTTGATCCGTTCCGCAAGTTCTGCCTGATGGAAGGGCTAGACGATATTGGTTTGACGTTGCGCCATGCGGCAGAGCTTGATTCCTACGAAACACAACACGACAAAGCTGAATGGCTGAAGGCCAAATAA
- the ilvD gene encoding dihydroxy-acid dehydratase, which produces MTIEGKRQSIPLTEGPSRAAARSYLRGSGFAKDDLHKPIIGIANTWTEIGTCNVHLREVAEALKEGIREAGGTPMEFNTITISDGITMGTQGMKASLVSREVIADSIELVARGNLFDGLVGIGGCDKNMPGIIMALCRLDIPGMMLYGGSIAPGKLNGIDITIQNVFEGIGAYAAGKIDEAGLEALEANACPGAGACGGQFTANTMAMSGEMLGISPMQLSGVPATDKDKHAATREAGRMLMEAVRANRRPSQIITKKAIENTIASVAASGGSTNAVLHLLAISREMGIELSIDDFDAISKKTPFICDLTPAGKYVAKDYQAAGGSRLLAKRMIDAGHADGSTLTISGRTLAEEAALAEETPGQVVIKTFEQPIKPTGGLVILKGNLAPEGCVMKIAAADRYEHRGPARVFDSEEACFAAVQGDKIKPGDVLVIRYEGPKGGPGMREMLQVTAAVSGHPELSHTVALLTDGRFSGATRGFTAGHVAPEAFVGGPIAAVREGDIISFDIKKRTLDVEISAEEMAKRLKDFKPPALRWPAGVFRKYVDRVNSASLGATT; this is translated from the coding sequence ATGACCATCGAAGGTAAGCGACAGAGTATTCCGTTGACTGAGGGCCCGAGCCGCGCGGCGGCGCGTTCTTATTTACGCGGGTCTGGATTTGCGAAAGACGATCTTCACAAGCCGATTATCGGTATTGCGAATACGTGGACCGAGATCGGCACATGCAATGTGCATCTACGCGAAGTGGCCGAGGCGCTGAAGGAAGGCATTCGCGAGGCGGGCGGGACGCCGATGGAGTTCAACACCATCACCATCTCCGACGGCATCACCATGGGCACGCAGGGGATGAAGGCCTCGCTGGTATCGCGCGAGGTGATCGCCGACTCCATCGAACTGGTTGCGCGTGGAAATTTGTTTGACGGGCTGGTGGGCATCGGCGGGTGCGACAAGAACATGCCGGGCATCATCATGGCGCTGTGCCGGCTGGATATTCCGGGGATGATGCTGTATGGCGGGTCCATTGCGCCGGGCAAACTGAACGGGATCGACATCACGATTCAGAATGTGTTTGAAGGCATCGGTGCGTACGCCGCCGGAAAGATTGACGAAGCTGGACTGGAAGCGCTCGAAGCGAATGCATGCCCTGGCGCGGGCGCATGCGGCGGCCAGTTCACTGCCAACACGATGGCGATGAGCGGGGAAATGCTGGGGATTTCGCCGATGCAACTTTCGGGCGTTCCTGCCACCGATAAGGATAAGCACGCAGCAACGCGCGAGGCTGGGCGGATGCTGATGGAAGCTGTGCGCGCAAATCGGCGGCCTTCGCAAATCATCACGAAGAAGGCCATTGAAAACACGATTGCGAGCGTAGCGGCAAGCGGTGGATCGACGAACGCCGTTCTGCACTTGTTGGCGATTTCGCGCGAGATGGGCATTGAGCTTTCGATCGATGACTTTGATGCGATTTCGAAGAAGACGCCGTTTATCTGCGACCTTACTCCTGCAGGCAAATATGTCGCAAAAGATTACCAGGCTGCGGGCGGATCGCGACTGCTGGCGAAGCGCATGATCGATGCGGGGCATGCGGATGGTTCGACGCTCACGATCAGCGGGCGCACGCTGGCTGAGGAAGCGGCGCTTGCCGAGGAGACTCCGGGACAGGTAGTCATCAAGACCTTCGAGCAGCCCATCAAGCCAACCGGCGGGCTGGTGATTCTAAAAGGCAATCTCGCTCCCGAAGGCTGCGTGATGAAGATTGCGGCTGCCGATCGTTATGAGCACCGTGGGCCAGCGCGGGTATTTGATTCCGAAGAAGCATGCTTCGCCGCGGTGCAGGGCGACAAGATCAAGCCCGGCGACGTGCTGGTGATTCGTTATGAAGGGCCGAAGGGCGGTCCGGGAATGCGCGAGATGTTGCAGGTAACGGCAGCGGTTAGCGGACATCCAGAACTCAGCCACACAGTTGCGCTGCTTACCGACGGACGATTCAGTGGAGCAACGCGAGGATTCACGGCGGGACATGTAGCGCCTGAAGCATTTGTCGGCGGGCCGATCGCGGCGGTGCGTGAGGGTGACATCATTTCCTTCGATATCAAGAAGCGCACGCTGGATGTGGAGATCAGCGCGGAGGAGATGGCGAAGCGGCTGAAGGATTTCAAGCCGCCAGCGCTGCGGTGGCCGGCCGGGGTATTCCGCAAGTACGTCGATCGCGTGAATTCCGCATCGCTTGGGGCGACGACGTAG
- the ilvB gene encoding biosynthetic-type acetolactate synthase large subunit, translating to MGRNANAKSAESHLTTPTRLTGAEIVWATLVGEGVTTVFGYPGGAILPVYDALRKFPIHHVLVRHEQGAAHMADGYSRASGKVGVAMATSGPGATNLVTGIATAMLDSIPMVCITGNVSSKVLGTDAFQEVDITGITLPVTKHNFLVNKTEDIAHAIRYAFQIAVSGRPGPVLVDITKDAQQGTAIFDFEAAKPRAYRPHPMLHVDESGLKHAAELIKNAKRPVILAGHGISESGAMEQVRTLAERAQIPVALTLLGLGSFPASHALNMGMMGMHGESWVNTAIQEADLLIACGMRFDDRVTGTPSTYALKAKKIHIEVDPAEVNKNVKVDVGLIGDLREVLEELLPRIAGRDGSAWLKTIESSKGAVSVHDIKNLPDSGHLYAAHVMHDLWRITGGDAIVATDVGQHQMWEAQYFHHETPRSLVTSGGLGTMGFALPAAIGAKMACPDKEVWVIAGDGGFQMTAAELSTIVQEKLKINIAIINNGYLGMVRQWQEFFYESNYESTPLVSPDFVKLADAHGIAGRAVTTRAEVAEAVNEARKAPGAFLLNFMVEKEDSVYPMIPAGNALHEMIRRPGKNPLVESADDE from the coding sequence ATGGGACGCAACGCAAACGCTAAATCCGCTGAGAGCCACTTGACTACGCCTACGCGCTTGACGGGCGCAGAGATTGTTTGGGCGACGCTGGTAGGTGAGGGCGTGACCACGGTCTTTGGGTATCCGGGTGGAGCGATTCTGCCGGTCTACGACGCGCTGCGGAAGTTTCCCATTCATCACGTCCTCGTCCGCCACGAGCAGGGCGCGGCGCACATGGCTGACGGCTATTCGCGCGCTTCAGGCAAGGTAGGCGTGGCCATGGCCACCAGCGGTCCGGGCGCTACGAACTTGGTAACCGGCATTGCGACAGCCATGCTCGATTCGATTCCTATGGTGTGTATCACCGGAAATGTTTCGAGCAAGGTGCTGGGAACGGACGCCTTTCAAGAAGTAGACATAACGGGCATTACCCTGCCGGTGACGAAGCATAATTTTCTCGTCAACAAGACCGAGGATATCGCGCACGCGATTCGCTATGCGTTTCAAATCGCGGTGAGCGGACGTCCGGGGCCGGTGCTGGTCGATATCACGAAAGATGCACAGCAAGGGACGGCAATCTTTGATTTTGAAGCTGCCAAGCCTCGCGCTTATCGTCCGCACCCCATGTTGCACGTGGATGAGAGTGGGCTGAAACATGCGGCAGAGCTGATCAAGAATGCGAAGCGGCCAGTGATTCTTGCGGGGCACGGAATTTCAGAGTCGGGCGCGATGGAGCAGGTTCGTACTCTGGCCGAGCGTGCACAGATTCCGGTTGCGCTTACGCTGCTTGGTCTCGGCTCCTTCCCCGCCTCGCATGCGCTGAACATGGGCATGATGGGGATGCATGGTGAGTCGTGGGTGAACACCGCGATTCAGGAAGCCGATCTGCTGATTGCGTGCGGCATGCGCTTTGACGACCGTGTAACCGGCACTCCAAGCACATATGCGTTAAAGGCAAAGAAGATTCACATCGAGGTCGATCCTGCAGAAGTCAACAAGAACGTAAAGGTCGACGTTGGGTTGATTGGCGACTTGCGCGAGGTGCTTGAAGAGTTGCTTCCGCGAATTGCCGGGCGCGACGGATCGGCATGGCTCAAGACGATTGAATCGAGCAAGGGAGCGGTCTCGGTACACGATATCAAGAACCTTCCGGATTCCGGTCACCTGTATGCGGCGCACGTGATGCACGATTTGTGGCGCATCACCGGCGGCGATGCAATCGTCGCGACCGATGTAGGCCAGCACCAGATGTGGGAGGCGCAGTATTTCCACCATGAAACGCCGCGATCGCTGGTGACTTCAGGCGGACTGGGTACGATGGGCTTTGCTCTGCCCGCCGCGATTGGTGCGAAGATGGCATGCCCCGACAAGGAAGTGTGGGTGATTGCGGGCGATGGTGGATTCCAGATGACAGCGGCAGAGTTGTCGACCATCGTGCAGGAGAAGCTAAAGATCAACATCGCCATCATCAATAACGGATACCTCGGCATGGTTCGTCAGTGGCAGGAGTTCTTTTACGAGAGCAACTACGAATCGACGCCGCTAGTGAGCCCCGATTTTGTAAAGCTGGCCGATGCTCACGGGATCGCGGGACGCGCTGTGACTACACGAGCCGAGGTCGCTGAAGCTGTGAATGAAGCGCGCAAGGCTCCGGGTGCGTTCCTCCTAAACTTCATGGTTGAGAAAGAAGACTCGGTGTACCCGATGATTCCCGCGGGGAATGCATTGCACGAGATGATTCGACGCCCCGGCAAGAACCCGCTGGTTGAATCGGCAGACGACGAATAA
- the ilvN gene encoding acetolactate synthase small subunit has product MLHTFVAYVEDLPGVLTRVASLFRRLNINISSLTVGRSEREGLSRLTLVCEASEVAGHRIRASLFKLENIVDVDDIAKAPNVTRELALIKVAATPRNRAQIFDLVEVFRARIVDLTSESLMIEMTGVESKIEGLIEVLREDDGRILEICRSGKMTMRRGHHTSSVLKAMGKAPDESSLQEDVTEDAAEANADVEPA; this is encoded by the coding sequence ATGTTGCATACATTTGTGGCTTACGTTGAAGATTTGCCGGGCGTGTTGACACGCGTGGCTTCGCTGTTTCGGCGGTTAAACATCAATATCAGTTCACTCACTGTGGGTCGAAGCGAACGCGAAGGGCTGTCGCGGTTGACGCTGGTTTGCGAGGCGTCAGAAGTGGCTGGGCATCGCATTCGCGCCAGCTTGTTCAAGCTGGAAAACATAGTGGATGTGGACGATATTGCCAAGGCGCCCAATGTGACGCGCGAGCTTGCGCTGATCAAAGTGGCGGCTACTCCGCGGAATCGCGCGCAGATTTTCGACCTGGTAGAGGTGTTCCGGGCGCGCATCGTCGATCTGACTTCCGAGTCGCTGATGATCGAGATGACGGGCGTCGAAAGCAAGATCGAGGGCCTGATCGAAGTTCTGCGCGAGGACGATGGCCGAATCCTCGAAATCTGCCGGAGCGGGAAGATGACGATGCGCCGCGGTCATCATACGTCGAGCGTGTTGAAGGCTATGGGCAAGGCGCCAGACGAGAGTTCCCTGCAAGAGGACGTTACGGAAGATGCGGCCGAAGCAAACGCCGACGTCGAGCCGGCATAG
- a CDS encoding PH domain-containing protein, whose translation MDPDSKACPVCGETIKAAAIKCRFCNTDLANYAAAKEVEAEHDLFVGHPALIYTVGQLMPFLIVAAITAAVGYAMAKGYIEQNNQYILYLGLFFVVACLVICLVYYMKSRRVFYRITTQRIKLERGILSKVQESLELFRIDHFELRKPLGSRILGMSSLHIFSSDAELENFSIYGVPRLETLADELRECQLRERTRRSTTTFVRA comes from the coding sequence ATGGACCCAGATAGCAAAGCCTGCCCGGTTTGCGGAGAGACCATCAAGGCCGCAGCCATCAAGTGCCGATTCTGCAACACCGACCTTGCCAACTACGCCGCCGCCAAGGAAGTAGAAGCGGAGCACGACCTGTTCGTCGGCCACCCGGCACTGATCTACACGGTAGGGCAATTGATGCCGTTTCTAATCGTCGCCGCGATTACTGCTGCTGTCGGTTACGCCATGGCCAAGGGATATATCGAGCAAAACAACCAGTACATTCTTTACCTCGGCTTGTTCTTTGTTGTCGCGTGCCTGGTGATTTGCCTGGTGTATTACATGAAGAGCCGGCGCGTGTTTTACAGGATCACCACGCAGCGAATCAAGCTGGAGCGCGGGATTCTGTCAAAGGTGCAGGAGTCGCTGGAACTGTTTCGCATTGATCATTTTGAATTGCGTAAGCCGCTTGGCAGCCGGATTCTTGGGATGTCGTCGCTGCACATTTTCTCTTCCGATGCCGAGCTTGAAAATTTTTCGATTTATGGCGTGCCTCGACTGGAAACGCTCGCCGATGAGTTGCGCGAGTGCCAGCTACGTGAACGCACCCGCCGCAGCACAACCACATTCGTAAGGGCGTAA